A single Syngnathoides biaculeatus isolate LvHL_M chromosome 18, ASM1980259v1, whole genome shotgun sequence DNA region contains:
- the akap10 gene encoding A-kinase anchor protein 10, mitochondrial isoform X2 → MSFFKRKAKSKEPDRVTDPNVNTGLAAPAPAKSDRAVQEAAGPSRVAISAISANMDSFARGRTAILKKQPSHMEAAHFGDLGHSSVNYQPQETRSRLSKTVDQVLRDNAAIPHYLSFAARQGADHLVRFWLEAERFRSASWSRVRAHSLNSVKHSSLAEPVSEPAPNSAGDAARPVQRDPSGAEAGPRPGTPGGTGTPSKAQSDRTLRELSDKLMRSIEKDAVSIFTKFVSPDAARPIPVTEPVRNDIVAKICGEDGMVDPNCFVVAQSVVFAILEQQHFIEFLRSHHFCKYQIEVLTSGSVFLADILFCESALFYFSEYMEKEEAMNVLQFWLAADNFQNQLAAKKGQYDGQEAQSDAMILYDKYFSLQATNPLGFGDSVRMEIESNICREGGPLPDCFTTPLRQAWTTMEKVYMPGFLSSNLYYKYLSDLLNSVRADEFVNVGGPADNERTSSRGGEASLAQSAGKKTAIKILKNFDEAITVDVANLDPESLYQRPYAGMTFGRVNELGQFIREAEPEPDVKKSKGSMFSQAMKKWVQGNSNEAQEEMAWQIAKMIVNDVVQSNRDSPGKSTKL, encoded by the exons ATGTCGTTTTTCAAGCGCAAAG CCAAAAGTAAAGAACCCGACAGAGTGACCGACCCGAACGTCAACACGG GTCTCGCTGCGCCGGCGCCGGCCAAGAGCGACCGTGCCGTGCAGGAAGCGGCGGGGCCCAGCCGCGTGGCCATCAGCGCCATCTCCGCCAACATGGACTCCTTCGCCCGAGGCCGCACGGCCATCCTCAAGAAGCAGCCGAGCCACATGGAAGCCGCGCACTTTGGCGATCTCG GTCATTCCAGCGTGAACTACCAGCCCCAGGAGACCCGCTCCAGACTCTCCAAGACGGTGGACCAAGTGCTCCGGGACAATGCGGCCATCCCCCATTACCTGAGTTTTGCGGCGCGTCAGGGCGCCGACCACCTGGTTCGCTTCTGGCTGGAAGCCGAGAGGTTCCGATCCGCCAGCTGGTCGCGTGTCCGAGCGCACAGCCTCAACTCGGTCAAACACAGCTCCTTGGCCGAGCCCGTCTCGGAGCCGGCGCCGAACAGCGCGGGAGACGCGGCGCGGCCCGTGCAGCGGGACCCGTCCGGCGCGGAAGCCGGCCCGAGACCCGGAACTCCCGGCGGGACCGGGACCCCTTCCAAAGCGCAGTCCGACCGCACCCTGCGGGAGCTCTCGGACAAACTCATGAGAA GCATCGAGAAAGATGCGGTGAGCATCTTCACCAAGTTCGTTTCCCCGGACGCCGCCAGGCCCATCCCCGTCACGGAACCCGTCCGAAACGATATCGTGG CCAAGATTTGCGGGGAGGACGGCATGGTGGACCCAAATTGCTTCGTGGTTGCGCAGTCGGTCGTCTTCGCCATCTTGGAGCAGCA GCACTTTATCGAATTCCTGCGGAGCCACCATTTCTGCAAATATCAGATTGAAGTGTTGACGAGCGGCTCCGTGTTCCTGGCCGACATCTTGTTCTGCGAGTCGGCGCTCTTCTACTTCTCTGAG TACATGGAAAAGGAGGAGGCGATGAACGTCCTTCAGTTTTGGCTGGCGGCCGACAACTTCCAAAACCAGCTGGCGGCTAAGAAGGGCCAATACGACGGCCAGGAGGCCCAAAGCGACGCCATGATCCTTTACGACAA GTATTTCTCACTCCAAGCTACAAACCCTCTGGGATTTGGCGACTCGGTACGCATGGAGATCGAGTCCAACATCTGCCGAGAGGGGGGCCCCCTCCCCGACTGCTTCACCACTCCGCTCAGGCAAGCCTGGACCACCATGGAGAAG GTCTACATGCCAGGATTCCTGTCCAGTAACCTTTACTACAAATATCTGAGCGACCTCCTCAATTCGGTGCGGGCCGACGAGTTCGTGAATGTCGGCGGGCCGGCGGACAACGAGCGCACGAGTTCAAGGGGCGGCGAGGCCTCGCTGGCGCAG TCCGCTGGCAAAAAGACAGcgataaaaatcttgaaaaatttcGACGAGGCCATAACGGTGGACGTCGCCAATCTTGATCCCGAGTCGCTGTACCAGAGGCCGTATGCCGG GATGACATTCGGGAGGGTGAATGAGTTGGGCCAGTTCATCAGGGAGGCAGAACCGGAACCGGACGTGAAGAAATCTAAAG GCTCCATGTTTTCACAAGCcatgaagaaatgggtccaaggcAACTCAAACGAG GCTCAGGAAGAAATGGCCTGGCAGATTGCAAAAATGATCGTCAACGATGTTGTGCAGTCAAACCGCGACAGTCCCGGCAAGTCCACCAAG TTATGA
- the LOC133491778 gene encoding claudin-15-like isoform X2 translates to MRDVSEMTALALGFLGWLMVSVSLQDHYWKESTNDGSVITTSTIYENLWMSCASDSTGIYNCRDFPSLFALPGYIQASRALMIASIVFGTFGLVGTLVGMQCSKIGGDNYVLKGRIAAIGGVFFLLQGTCTMIAVSWYAANITHEFFDQDYPGTKYEIGEGLYIGWSSAVLALCGGGCLVCACGVDEPGQKRPYPYQPSSRGRVLTTTSRSTPSNYGRNAYV, encoded by the exons atgaggGACGTGAGCGAAATGACAGCACTCGCGCTGGGTTTTCTGGGCTGGCTGATGGTCAGCGTGTCACTGCAAGACCACTACTGGAAAGAATCCACCAACGACGGCAGCGTCATTACAACCTCCACCATCTACGAGAACTTGTGGATGTCTTGCGCCAGTGACTCCACCGGAATCTACAACTGCCGGGACTTTCCGTCACTTTTTGCCCTCCCGG GGTACATACAAGCCTCTCGAGCGCTCATGATCGCTTCGATCGTGTTCGGGACCTTCGGCCTGGTGGGAACGCTGGTCGGGATGCAGTGCTCCAAAATCGGAGGGGACAACTACGTCCTGAAGGGCAGGATCGCCGCCATTGGGGGCGTCTTCTTCCTACTACAGG GAACGTGCACCATGATCGCCGTGTCTTGGTACGCAGCCAACATCACACACGAGTTCTTTGACCAGGACTACCCAGGGACAAA GTACGAGATCGGAGAAGGTTTGTACATCGGCTGGTCCTCGGCCGTACTCGCCCTGTGCGGAGGCGGATGTCTGGTGTGTGCGTGCGGCGTCGATGAGCCGGGCCAAAAAAG GCCTTATCCGTACCAGCCGTCCTCCAGGGGGCGTGTGCTGACCACCACATCGCGCTCCACCCCCAGCAACTACGGAAGAAACGCGTACGTGTGA
- the sat2b gene encoding diamine acetyltransferase 2b yields the protein MNFHIRAATKQDCKDVVRMIMELALFEKMSDQVKISREELERDGFCQNPAFGCLIAEVPEENKSKEGLTTVGYALYFSTYSTWKGRSMDLEDLYVMPEFRGFGIGKSLLSAVAKVTKEEACARLQLGVLDWNTPSRDFYAARGAQDLTVSEGWHLIRFDGANLDNLANDASKI from the exons ATGAACTTCCACATACGTGCTGCGACTAAACAGGACTGCAAAGACGTCGTGCGCATGATAATG GAGTTGGCCCTGTTTGAAAAGATGTCTGATCAGGTGAAAATATCACGTGAag AATTGGAGCGTGACGGTTTCTGCCAGAATCCCGCCTTTGGATGTCTCATCGCGGAGGTACCAGAAGAGAATAAATCTAAAGAAG GATTGACCACCGTCGGGTACGCCCTCTACTTTTCCACCTACAGCACGTGGAAGGGACGATCGATGGATTTGGAGGATTTGTACGTGATGCCTGAATTTCGGG GATTTGGCATTGGAAAAAGCTTACTGAGCGCCGTTGCCAAG GTGACCAAAGAGGAGGCCTGTGCACGTTTGCAGTTGGGCGTGTTGGACTGGAACACTCCGTCACGAGACTTCTATGCTGCCAGAGGAGCTCAAGATCTCACCGTCAGCGAGGGGTGGCACTTAATCCGTTTTGACGGAGCGAACCTGGACAATTTGGCCAATGACGCCTCAAAgatttaa
- the akap10 gene encoding A-kinase anchor protein 10, mitochondrial isoform X1, translated as MSFFKRKAKSKEPDRVTDPNVNTGLAAPAPAKSDRAVQEAAGPSRVAISAISANMDSFARGRTAILKKQPSHMEAAHFGDLGHSSVNYQPQETRSRLSKTVDQVLRDNAAIPHYLSFAARQGADHLVRFWLEAERFRSASWSRVRAHSLNSVKHSSLAEPVSEPAPNSAGDAARPVQRDPSGAEAGPRPGTPGGTGTPSKAQSDRTLRELSDKLMRSIEKDAVSIFTKFVSPDAARPIPVTEPVRNDIVAKICGEDGMVDPNCFVVAQSVVFAILEQQHFIEFLRSHHFCKYQIEVLTSGSVFLADILFCESALFYFSEYMEKEEAMNVLQFWLAADNFQNQLAAKKGQYDGQEAQSDAMILYDKYFSLQATNPLGFGDSVRMEIESNICREGGPLPDCFTTPLRQAWTTMEKVYMPGFLSSNLYYKYLSDLLNSVRADEFVNVGGPADNERTSSRGGEASLAQSAGKKTAIKILKNFDEAITVDVANLDPESLYQRPYAGRMTFGRVNELGQFIREAEPEPDVKKSKGSMFSQAMKKWVQGNSNEAQEEMAWQIAKMIVNDVVQSNRDSPGKSTKL; from the exons ATGTCGTTTTTCAAGCGCAAAG CCAAAAGTAAAGAACCCGACAGAGTGACCGACCCGAACGTCAACACGG GTCTCGCTGCGCCGGCGCCGGCCAAGAGCGACCGTGCCGTGCAGGAAGCGGCGGGGCCCAGCCGCGTGGCCATCAGCGCCATCTCCGCCAACATGGACTCCTTCGCCCGAGGCCGCACGGCCATCCTCAAGAAGCAGCCGAGCCACATGGAAGCCGCGCACTTTGGCGATCTCG GTCATTCCAGCGTGAACTACCAGCCCCAGGAGACCCGCTCCAGACTCTCCAAGACGGTGGACCAAGTGCTCCGGGACAATGCGGCCATCCCCCATTACCTGAGTTTTGCGGCGCGTCAGGGCGCCGACCACCTGGTTCGCTTCTGGCTGGAAGCCGAGAGGTTCCGATCCGCCAGCTGGTCGCGTGTCCGAGCGCACAGCCTCAACTCGGTCAAACACAGCTCCTTGGCCGAGCCCGTCTCGGAGCCGGCGCCGAACAGCGCGGGAGACGCGGCGCGGCCCGTGCAGCGGGACCCGTCCGGCGCGGAAGCCGGCCCGAGACCCGGAACTCCCGGCGGGACCGGGACCCCTTCCAAAGCGCAGTCCGACCGCACCCTGCGGGAGCTCTCGGACAAACTCATGAGAA GCATCGAGAAAGATGCGGTGAGCATCTTCACCAAGTTCGTTTCCCCGGACGCCGCCAGGCCCATCCCCGTCACGGAACCCGTCCGAAACGATATCGTGG CCAAGATTTGCGGGGAGGACGGCATGGTGGACCCAAATTGCTTCGTGGTTGCGCAGTCGGTCGTCTTCGCCATCTTGGAGCAGCA GCACTTTATCGAATTCCTGCGGAGCCACCATTTCTGCAAATATCAGATTGAAGTGTTGACGAGCGGCTCCGTGTTCCTGGCCGACATCTTGTTCTGCGAGTCGGCGCTCTTCTACTTCTCTGAG TACATGGAAAAGGAGGAGGCGATGAACGTCCTTCAGTTTTGGCTGGCGGCCGACAACTTCCAAAACCAGCTGGCGGCTAAGAAGGGCCAATACGACGGCCAGGAGGCCCAAAGCGACGCCATGATCCTTTACGACAA GTATTTCTCACTCCAAGCTACAAACCCTCTGGGATTTGGCGACTCGGTACGCATGGAGATCGAGTCCAACATCTGCCGAGAGGGGGGCCCCCTCCCCGACTGCTTCACCACTCCGCTCAGGCAAGCCTGGACCACCATGGAGAAG GTCTACATGCCAGGATTCCTGTCCAGTAACCTTTACTACAAATATCTGAGCGACCTCCTCAATTCGGTGCGGGCCGACGAGTTCGTGAATGTCGGCGGGCCGGCGGACAACGAGCGCACGAGTTCAAGGGGCGGCGAGGCCTCGCTGGCGCAG TCCGCTGGCAAAAAGACAGcgataaaaatcttgaaaaatttcGACGAGGCCATAACGGTGGACGTCGCCAATCTTGATCCCGAGTCGCTGTACCAGAGGCCGTATGCCGG AAGGATGACATTCGGGAGGGTGAATGAGTTGGGCCAGTTCATCAGGGAGGCAGAACCGGAACCGGACGTGAAGAAATCTAAAG GCTCCATGTTTTCACAAGCcatgaagaaatgggtccaaggcAACTCAAACGAG GCTCAGGAAGAAATGGCCTGGCAGATTGCAAAAATGATCGTCAACGATGTTGTGCAGTCAAACCGCGACAGTCCCGGCAAGTCCACCAAG TTATGA
- the LOC133491778 gene encoding claudin-15-like isoform X1 yields MRPSLLVGRRRGPISLGLTRAHSGKTRGRFEKKKKKMGQHFLNGPARGLIIHLEGSEASSLKGCWEIYSNEDGERRASEKNKPQKKKNPKRFGCHLEEVSDFPESSETNRGAMNAVVEAVAFFLGFLGWLMVGIALPNRYWRVSTVDGNVITTSTIYENLWMSCATDSTGVHNCRDFPSLLALNGYIQASRALMIASIVFGTFGLVGTLVGMQCSKIGGDNYVLKGRIAAIGGVFFLLQGTCTMIAVSWYAANITHEFFDQDYPGTKYEIGEGLYIGWSSAVLALCGGGCLVCACGVDEPGQKRPYPYQPSSRGRVLTTTSRSTPSNYGRNAYV; encoded by the exons ATGAGGCCGAGTCTGCTCGTCGGCAGGCGTCGAGGTCCGATCTCACTCGGGCTCACTCGGGCTCACTCGGGCAAAACACGTGgacgttttgaaaaaaaaaaaaaaaagatgggccAACACTTCCTAAACGGGCCCGCTCGGGGATTAATCATTCATTTGGAGGGCTCCGAAGCATCCTCGCTCAAGGGCTGCTGGGAGATATATTCTAATGAAGACGGAGAACGCCGGgcttcagaaaaaaacaaaccccaaaaaaaaaaaaaccccaagagGTTTGGTTGTCATTTGGAAGAAGTCTCGGACTTTCCGGAGAGCTCGGAGACCAATCGCGGAGCTATGAATGCCGTCGTGGAAGCGGTCGCCTTCTTCTTGGGTTTTCTGGGGTGGCTGATGGTGGGCATCGCCCTTCCCAATCGGTACTGGAGAGTGTCGACGGTGGACGGCAACGTCATCACCACGTCCACCATCTACGAGAACCTGTGGATGTCCTGCGCCACCGACTCGACGGGCGTTCACAACTGCCGCGATTTCCCGTCCTTGCTCGCGCTAAACG GGTACATACAAGCCTCTCGAGCGCTCATGATCGCTTCGATCGTGTTCGGGACCTTCGGCCTGGTGGGAACGCTGGTCGGGATGCAGTGCTCCAAAATCGGAGGGGACAACTACGTCCTGAAGGGCAGGATCGCCGCCATTGGGGGCGTCTTCTTCCTACTACAGG GAACGTGCACCATGATCGCCGTGTCTTGGTACGCAGCCAACATCACACACGAGTTCTTTGACCAGGACTACCCAGGGACAAA GTACGAGATCGGAGAAGGTTTGTACATCGGCTGGTCCTCGGCCGTACTCGCCCTGTGCGGAGGCGGATGTCTGGTGTGTGCGTGCGGCGTCGATGAGCCGGGCCAAAAAAG GCCTTATCCGTACCAGCCGTCCTCCAGGGGGCGTGTGCTGACCACCACATCGCGCTCCACCCCCAGCAACTACGGAAGAAACGCGTACGTGTGA
- the LOC133491759 gene encoding LHFPL tetraspan subfamily member 7 protein isoform X1 encodes MHLKRRGKEDDDEAGCFAPRVAATMFGCVGCFWVLLSSALVAVCTFGFISPAWIVTEQLRTDNLHHGHRHKKESVSFGLLWHCSESPDHTYRCYRTFGGLGKFAEIASTSWQTSAALCSGGCALLAVGSLLAVVGVFLPGGGCERRFCALAGYTQMAAVFIMAAGLLVYPLGLNSSLVRSFCGDSHVYDAGECRMGWGYMLAVVGVMLTLFLPFFAKYAPKEQASPTPLPALL; translated from the exons ATGCATTTGAAGCGACGcggaaaagaagacgacgacgaagCCGGCTGCTTCGCGCCCCGCGTTGCCGCGACCATGTTCGGCTGCGTGGGCTGCTTCTGGGTGCTCCTCTCGTCCGCCCTGGTCGCCGTGTGCACTTTCGGGTTCATCTCTCCTGCGTGGATTGTGACGGAGCAGCTGAGGACCGACAACCTTCATCACGGGCATCGTCACAAGAAGGAGTCGGTGAGCTTCGGCTTGCTGTGGCACTGCTCCGAGTCTCCGGACCACACGTACCGCTGCTACCGCACCTTCGGAGGGTTGGGCAAATTTGCCGAGATCGCGTCCACTTCATGGCAG ACCAGCGCGGCGCTGTGCTCGGGGGGCTGCGCTCTGCTGGCCGTCGGATCCCTGCTGGCCGTCGTCGGCGTCTTCCTGCCCGGCGGAGGATGCGAGAGGAGGTTCTGCGCCCTGGCCGGATACACGCAGATGGCGGCAG TTTTCATCATGGCCGCGGGACTGCTGGTCTACCCCCTGGGACTCAACTCCTCACTGGTCCGGTCCTTCTGCGGAGACTCGCACGTCTACGACGCCGGCGAGTGCCGAATGGGCTGGGGCTACATGTTGGCCGTTGTCGGGGTCATGCTCACCCTCTTTTTGCCCTTTTTTGCAAAATATGCCCCAAAGGAGCAGGCGTCTCCCACCCCTTTGCCCGCTCTCTTGTAG
- the LOC133491759 gene encoding LHFPL tetraspan subfamily member 6 protein isoform X3, translated as MHLKRRGKEDDDEAGCFAPRVAATMFGCVGCFWVLLSSALVAVCTFGFISPAWIVTEQLRTDNLHHGHRHKKESVSFGLLWHCSESPDHTYRCYRTFGGLGKFAEIASTSWQTSAALCSGGCALLAVGSLLAVVGVFLPGGGCERRFCALAGYTQMAADSILRVLAQIHRSERAASREDQLTTKGEEEEEEAAA; from the exons ATGCATTTGAAGCGACGcggaaaagaagacgacgacgaagCCGGCTGCTTCGCGCCCCGCGTTGCCGCGACCATGTTCGGCTGCGTGGGCTGCTTCTGGGTGCTCCTCTCGTCCGCCCTGGTCGCCGTGTGCACTTTCGGGTTCATCTCTCCTGCGTGGATTGTGACGGAGCAGCTGAGGACCGACAACCTTCATCACGGGCATCGTCACAAGAAGGAGTCGGTGAGCTTCGGCTTGCTGTGGCACTGCTCCGAGTCTCCGGACCACACGTACCGCTGCTACCGCACCTTCGGAGGGTTGGGCAAATTTGCCGAGATCGCGTCCACTTCATGGCAG ACCAGCGCGGCGCTGTGCTCGGGGGGCTGCGCTCTGCTGGCCGTCGGATCCCTGCTGGCCGTCGTCGGCGTCTTCCTGCCCGGCGGAGGATGCGAGAGGAGGTTCTGCGCCCTGGCCGGATACACGCAGATGGCGGCAG ATTCGATCCTGAGAGTCCTGGCGCAAATTCACCGAAGCGAGCGAGCGGCGTCGAGAGAAGACCAGCTGACaacaaaaggagaagaagaagaagaagaagcagcagcctGA
- the LOC133491759 gene encoding uncharacterized protein LOC133491759 isoform X2 encodes MHLKRRGKEDDDEAGCFAPRVAATMFGCVGCFWVLLSSALVAVCTFGFISPAWIVTEQLRTDNLHHGHRHKKESVSFGLLWHCSESPDHTYRCYRTFGGLGKFAEIASTSWQTSAALCSGGCALLAVGSLLAVVGVFLPGGGCERRFCALAGYTQMAAGFIRTKGLNCITDPKLFELYVDKLTKLCPPPPPRSNLKLATHIPPRLKKIPGDKSEAQERDQSRRCMVTG; translated from the exons ATGCATTTGAAGCGACGcggaaaagaagacgacgacgaagCCGGCTGCTTCGCGCCCCGCGTTGCCGCGACCATGTTCGGCTGCGTGGGCTGCTTCTGGGTGCTCCTCTCGTCCGCCCTGGTCGCCGTGTGCACTTTCGGGTTCATCTCTCCTGCGTGGATTGTGACGGAGCAGCTGAGGACCGACAACCTTCATCACGGGCATCGTCACAAGAAGGAGTCGGTGAGCTTCGGCTTGCTGTGGCACTGCTCCGAGTCTCCGGACCACACGTACCGCTGCTACCGCACCTTCGGAGGGTTGGGCAAATTTGCCGAGATCGCGTCCACTTCATGGCAG ACCAGCGCGGCGCTGTGCTCGGGGGGCTGCGCTCTGCTGGCCGTCGGATCCCTGCTGGCCGTCGTCGGCGTCTTCCTGCCCGGCGGAGGATGCGAGAGGAGGTTCTGCGCCCTGGCCGGATACACGCAGATGGCGGCAG GTTTTATCAGGACTAAAGGACTAAACTGCATCACGGATCCGAAACTGTTTGAGCTGTATGTGGACAAACTGACAaagctttgcccccccccccccccaaggtcCAATTTAAAGCTTGCAACCCACATCCCACCCcgcctaaaaaaaattccaggagACAAAAGCGAGGCTCAAGAGAGGGACCAGTCCCGTCGTTGCATGGTAACAGGCTGA